TGTGGTTTCGGAGCATGCATGCCCGCCGCTCCCATGTGTATGCAGCAGTGCCCAACACCAATGTGCTGCgcaccacccccacccccaccacaGATGATCCACCACGTGACCACTGAGCACCACCACATCGTCCACCACCAGGCACCCCAGGCTCCACCCATGGCTGCCCCACCCATGCCCGCCCCACCACCAGCCACCGTCCAAAGCCAGCAGCACGTTTGGGAGTACGTGCCCCCACCACCATGTGCCCCACCCTGTATGCCCGCCATGCCCATGGCCATGCCCATGCCTGCCCCCATGCCCATGCCCATGCCAATGTCCTTCCCCGCCCCCATGCCAATGGCTGGCCAATGCGCCCCTGCCTGTG
The sequence above is a segment of the Nematostella vectensis chromosome 2, jaNemVect1.1, whole genome shotgun sequence genome. Coding sequences within it:
- the LOC116604246 gene encoding inverted formin-2: MANLVFLLVAAVVCVSADPIVKRHASPCGFGACMPAAPMCMQQCPTPMCCAPPPPPPQMIHHVTTEHHHIVHHQAPQAPPMAAPPMPAPPPATVQSQQHVWEYVPPPPCAPPCMPAMPMAMPMPAPMPMPMPMSFPAPMPMAGQCAPACAAAPPAACPQNCAPSCCKKSNQ